One genomic window of Pagrus major chromosome 22, Pma_NU_1.0 includes the following:
- the dtnba gene encoding dystrobrevin, beta a isoform X3: MVMEEGAQRDRGRGTPATTGAEARQIFVELGEQNFDAICLSTYRTACKLRYIQKRCNLHLIDIYNVIEAVRDAGLNAVELHAGISVIRLENLVSSLFNQLSKRLPTTHTINPRESTVLLVEFLLAAIDSEPDSRLTVLSVKAMLSMLCGGKLIDKLRYVFSQVSDSGGVLVQSKFDGFLREALKLPTALHEGPSFGYTHTLARSCFPQHKRVMLNMFLDIVADPPQCLVWLPLMHRMANVENVYHPVSCSYCRGNGMTGFRYRCLRCRGYQLCQNCFWRGNASGSHSNKHQMKEHSSWKSSATKLGRALSRTLGCVSSREPPHPIYPEEPERTLNLANIVPSRPIRNTSEAMLLSSAPESSKSLSAAQRMNEEHALIAAYVNRLQSSPSSVNSPSRQDEEHKLIARYTSRLAETDGTGVIPNRSINFDVNKQKRELIAQLECKNREILAEIKRLRAEHDAACQSSPEKGSTNPTLLAELRLLRQRKDELEQRMSSLQESRRELMVQLEGLMKLLKAQAAGSSHASPSRPSPSTVRSVGAVSPQAYMYPPQDSLAGVGGDVQEAFAQGPRRNLRNDLLVAADSITNTVSSLVKELHSDDVREEEERLLNGKDRAG, encoded by the exons atggtgatggaggagggggcgcagagagacagagggagggggaCTCCAGCAACAACAGGAGCAGAGGCGAGACAGATTTTTGTGGAGCTTG GGGAGCAGAACTTTGATGCCATTTGTCTCTCTACATATCGAACAGCCTGCAAGCTCAGATACATACAGAAGAGATGCAACT TGCATCTGATTGACATATACAATGTGATTGAGGCGGTGCGGGACGCTGGTCTGAATGCCGTAGAGCTACACGCCGGCATCTCTGTGATCAGACTGGAGAACTTAGTGTCCTCCCTGTTCAACCAGCTCAGCAAGCGCCTgcccaccacacacaccatcaaCCCACGAGAGAGCACCGTTCTGTTAGTCGAGTTCTTACTGGCCGCCATCGACAG tgagCCAGACAGCCGTCTGACAGTGCTCTCTGTAAAGGCGATGCTGTCCATGTTGTGTGGAGGGAAACTGATTGATAAACTCCGTT aTGTGTTTTCTCAGGTATCTGACTCCGGCGGCGTGTTGGTACAGTCCAAATTTGATGGTTTTCTGAGAGAGGCTCTCAAGCTGCCCACCGCTCTACATGAAGGACCGTCCTTtggctacacacacactttagcaCGCTCATGCTTCCCACAACAC aAGAGGGTGATGCTCAACATGTTCCTGGATATCGTAGCTGATCCTCCTCAGTGTCTTGTCTGGCTGCCTCTCATGCACCGCATGGCCAACGTGGAGAATg tctaTCATCCCGTCTCATGCTCCTACTGTCGTGGCAACGGTATGACGGGCTTCCGCTATCGCTGCCTCCGTTGCCGGGGTTACCAGCTCTGCCAGAACTGCTTCTGGCGTGGCAACGCCAGCGGCTCTCATAGCAACAAGCATCAGATGAAGGAGCACTCGTCCTGG aagtcGTCAGCAACGAAACTTGGTCGAGCCCTGAGCAGGACTCTGGGCTGTGTGTCGTCCAGAGAGCCCCCTCATCCAATTTACCCAGAGGAACCTGAGAGGACCCTCAACCTCGCCAACATAGT cccCTCTCGTCCTATTAGGAACACCAGTGAGGCCATGTTGCTGTCCTCAGCGCCCGAGTCCTCCAAGAG TTTGTCAGCCGCTCAGCGTATGAACGAAGAACACGCTCTGATCGCTGCGTATGTGAATCGGCTCCAGAGCAGTCCAAG TAGTGTTAACAGTCCCAGCAGGCAAGATGAGGAGCACAAACTGATCGCCCGCTACACCTCCAGACTAGCGGAGACTGACGGCACAGGA gtgaTACCAAACCGGAGCATCAACTTTGATGTGAACAAACAGAAGAGGGAGCTCATCGCTCAGCTGGAGTGCAAAAACAG AGAGATCTTGGCAGAGATCAAACGTCTCCGTGCAGAGCATGACGCAGCGTGCCAGTCCAGCCCGGAGAAGGGCAGCACCAACCCAACCCTGCTGGCCGAGCTTCGCCTGCTCAG ACAAAGGAAAGATGAGCTGGAGCAGAGGATGTCATCTCTGCAAGAGAGCAGGAGGGAGCTGATGGTACAGCTGGAGGGACTGATGAAGCTGCTCAAg GCGCAGGCAGCTGGCTCTTCTCACGCCTCTCCTTCTCGACCGAGCCCGTCAACCGTCCGCTCTGTAGGTGCTGTGTCTCCTCAGGCTTACATGTACCCTCCTCAAGATTCACTTGCGGGAGTGGGTGGCGACGTACAAGAAGCATTCGCCCAAG GCCCAAGAAGGAACCTGAGGAATGACCTTCTGGTAGCAGCCGACTCCATCACCAACACCGTGTCCTCACTGGTCAAAGAGCTCCACTCTG ATGATGttcgggaggaggaggagagattgCTGAATGGGAAGGACAGAG
- the dtnba gene encoding dystrobrevin, beta a isoform X2, with amino-acid sequence MVMEEGAQRDRGRGTPATTGAEARQIFVELGEQNFDAICLSTYRTACKLRYIQKRCNLHLIDIYNVIEAVRDAGLNAVELHAGISVIRLENLVSSLFNQLSKRLPTTHTINPRESTVLLVEFLLAAIDSEPDSRLTVLSVKAMLSMLCGGKLIDKLRYVFSQVSDSGGVLVQSKFDGFLREALKLPTALHEGPSFGYTHTLARSCFPQHKRVMLNMFLDIVADPPQCLVWLPLMHRMANVENVYHPVSCSYCRGNGMTGFRYRCLRCRGYQLCQNCFWRGNASGSHSNKHQMKEHSSWKSSATKLGRALSRTLGCVSSREPPHPIYPEEPERTLNLANIVPSRPIRNTSEAMLLSSAPESSKSLSAAQRMNEEHALIAAYVNRLQSSPSSVNSPSRQDEEHKLIARYTSRLAETDGTGVIPNRSINFDVNKQKRELIAQLECKNREILAEIKRLRAEHDAACQSSPEKGSTNPTLLAELRLLRQRKDELEQRMSSLQESRRELMVQLEGLMKLLKAQAAGSSHASPSRPSPSTVRSVGAVSPQAYMYPPQDSLAGVGGDVQEAFAQGPRRNLRNDLLVAADSITNTVSSLVKELHSDDVREEEERLLNGKDREGYSEDFHMKGRKTG; translated from the exons atggtgatggaggagggggcgcagagagacagagggagggggaCTCCAGCAACAACAGGAGCAGAGGCGAGACAGATTTTTGTGGAGCTTG GGGAGCAGAACTTTGATGCCATTTGTCTCTCTACATATCGAACAGCCTGCAAGCTCAGATACATACAGAAGAGATGCAACT TGCATCTGATTGACATATACAATGTGATTGAGGCGGTGCGGGACGCTGGTCTGAATGCCGTAGAGCTACACGCCGGCATCTCTGTGATCAGACTGGAGAACTTAGTGTCCTCCCTGTTCAACCAGCTCAGCAAGCGCCTgcccaccacacacaccatcaaCCCACGAGAGAGCACCGTTCTGTTAGTCGAGTTCTTACTGGCCGCCATCGACAG tgagCCAGACAGCCGTCTGACAGTGCTCTCTGTAAAGGCGATGCTGTCCATGTTGTGTGGAGGGAAACTGATTGATAAACTCCGTT aTGTGTTTTCTCAGGTATCTGACTCCGGCGGCGTGTTGGTACAGTCCAAATTTGATGGTTTTCTGAGAGAGGCTCTCAAGCTGCCCACCGCTCTACATGAAGGACCGTCCTTtggctacacacacactttagcaCGCTCATGCTTCCCACAACAC aAGAGGGTGATGCTCAACATGTTCCTGGATATCGTAGCTGATCCTCCTCAGTGTCTTGTCTGGCTGCCTCTCATGCACCGCATGGCCAACGTGGAGAATg tctaTCATCCCGTCTCATGCTCCTACTGTCGTGGCAACGGTATGACGGGCTTCCGCTATCGCTGCCTCCGTTGCCGGGGTTACCAGCTCTGCCAGAACTGCTTCTGGCGTGGCAACGCCAGCGGCTCTCATAGCAACAAGCATCAGATGAAGGAGCACTCGTCCTGG aagtcGTCAGCAACGAAACTTGGTCGAGCCCTGAGCAGGACTCTGGGCTGTGTGTCGTCCAGAGAGCCCCCTCATCCAATTTACCCAGAGGAACCTGAGAGGACCCTCAACCTCGCCAACATAGT cccCTCTCGTCCTATTAGGAACACCAGTGAGGCCATGTTGCTGTCCTCAGCGCCCGAGTCCTCCAAGAG TTTGTCAGCCGCTCAGCGTATGAACGAAGAACACGCTCTGATCGCTGCGTATGTGAATCGGCTCCAGAGCAGTCCAAG TAGTGTTAACAGTCCCAGCAGGCAAGATGAGGAGCACAAACTGATCGCCCGCTACACCTCCAGACTAGCGGAGACTGACGGCACAGGA gtgaTACCAAACCGGAGCATCAACTTTGATGTGAACAAACAGAAGAGGGAGCTCATCGCTCAGCTGGAGTGCAAAAACAG AGAGATCTTGGCAGAGATCAAACGTCTCCGTGCAGAGCATGACGCAGCGTGCCAGTCCAGCCCGGAGAAGGGCAGCACCAACCCAACCCTGCTGGCCGAGCTTCGCCTGCTCAG ACAAAGGAAAGATGAGCTGGAGCAGAGGATGTCATCTCTGCAAGAGAGCAGGAGGGAGCTGATGGTACAGCTGGAGGGACTGATGAAGCTGCTCAAg GCGCAGGCAGCTGGCTCTTCTCACGCCTCTCCTTCTCGACCGAGCCCGTCAACCGTCCGCTCTGTAGGTGCTGTGTCTCCTCAGGCTTACATGTACCCTCCTCAAGATTCACTTGCGGGAGTGGGTGGCGACGTACAAGAAGCATTCGCCCAAG GCCCAAGAAGGAACCTGAGGAATGACCTTCTGGTAGCAGCCGACTCCATCACCAACACCGTGTCCTCACTGGTCAAAGAGCTCCACTCTG ATGATGttcgggaggaggaggagagattgCTGAATGGGAAGGACAGAG
- the dtnba gene encoding dystrobrevin, beta a isoform X1, whose translation MVMEEGAQRDRGRGTPATTGAEARQIFVELGEQNFDAICLSTYRTACKLRYIQKRCNLHLIDIYNVIEAVRDAGLNAVELHAGISVIRLENLVSSLFNQLSKRLPTTHTINPRESTVLLVEFLLAAIDSEPDSRLTVLSVKAMLSMLCGGKLIDKLRYVFSQVSDSGGVLVQSKFDGFLREALKLPTALHEGPSFGYTHTLARSCFPQHKRVMLNMFLDIVADPPQCLVWLPLMHRMANVENVYHPVSCSYCRGNGMTGFRYRCLRCRGYQLCQNCFWRGNASGSHSNKHQMKEHSSWKSSATKLGRALSRTLGCVSSREPPHPIYPEEPERTLNLANIVPSRPIRNTSEAMLLSSAPESSKSLSAAQRMNEEHALIAAYVNRLQSSPSSVNSPSRQDEEHKLIARYTSRLAETDGTGVIPNRSINFDVNKQKRELIAQLECKNREILAEIKRLRAEHDAACQSSPEKGSTNPTLLAELRLLRQRKDELEQRMSSLQESRRELMVQLEGLMKLLKAQAAGSSHASPSRPSPSTVRSVGAVSPQAYMYPPQDSLAGVGGDVQEAFAQGPRRNLRNDLLVAADSITNTVSSLVKELHSDDVREEEERLLNGKDREGYSEDFHMKGRKTAG comes from the exons atggtgatggaggagggggcgcagagagacagagggagggggaCTCCAGCAACAACAGGAGCAGAGGCGAGACAGATTTTTGTGGAGCTTG GGGAGCAGAACTTTGATGCCATTTGTCTCTCTACATATCGAACAGCCTGCAAGCTCAGATACATACAGAAGAGATGCAACT TGCATCTGATTGACATATACAATGTGATTGAGGCGGTGCGGGACGCTGGTCTGAATGCCGTAGAGCTACACGCCGGCATCTCTGTGATCAGACTGGAGAACTTAGTGTCCTCCCTGTTCAACCAGCTCAGCAAGCGCCTgcccaccacacacaccatcaaCCCACGAGAGAGCACCGTTCTGTTAGTCGAGTTCTTACTGGCCGCCATCGACAG tgagCCAGACAGCCGTCTGACAGTGCTCTCTGTAAAGGCGATGCTGTCCATGTTGTGTGGAGGGAAACTGATTGATAAACTCCGTT aTGTGTTTTCTCAGGTATCTGACTCCGGCGGCGTGTTGGTACAGTCCAAATTTGATGGTTTTCTGAGAGAGGCTCTCAAGCTGCCCACCGCTCTACATGAAGGACCGTCCTTtggctacacacacactttagcaCGCTCATGCTTCCCACAACAC aAGAGGGTGATGCTCAACATGTTCCTGGATATCGTAGCTGATCCTCCTCAGTGTCTTGTCTGGCTGCCTCTCATGCACCGCATGGCCAACGTGGAGAATg tctaTCATCCCGTCTCATGCTCCTACTGTCGTGGCAACGGTATGACGGGCTTCCGCTATCGCTGCCTCCGTTGCCGGGGTTACCAGCTCTGCCAGAACTGCTTCTGGCGTGGCAACGCCAGCGGCTCTCATAGCAACAAGCATCAGATGAAGGAGCACTCGTCCTGG aagtcGTCAGCAACGAAACTTGGTCGAGCCCTGAGCAGGACTCTGGGCTGTGTGTCGTCCAGAGAGCCCCCTCATCCAATTTACCCAGAGGAACCTGAGAGGACCCTCAACCTCGCCAACATAGT cccCTCTCGTCCTATTAGGAACACCAGTGAGGCCATGTTGCTGTCCTCAGCGCCCGAGTCCTCCAAGAG TTTGTCAGCCGCTCAGCGTATGAACGAAGAACACGCTCTGATCGCTGCGTATGTGAATCGGCTCCAGAGCAGTCCAAG TAGTGTTAACAGTCCCAGCAGGCAAGATGAGGAGCACAAACTGATCGCCCGCTACACCTCCAGACTAGCGGAGACTGACGGCACAGGA gtgaTACCAAACCGGAGCATCAACTTTGATGTGAACAAACAGAAGAGGGAGCTCATCGCTCAGCTGGAGTGCAAAAACAG AGAGATCTTGGCAGAGATCAAACGTCTCCGTGCAGAGCATGACGCAGCGTGCCAGTCCAGCCCGGAGAAGGGCAGCACCAACCCAACCCTGCTGGCCGAGCTTCGCCTGCTCAG ACAAAGGAAAGATGAGCTGGAGCAGAGGATGTCATCTCTGCAAGAGAGCAGGAGGGAGCTGATGGTACAGCTGGAGGGACTGATGAAGCTGCTCAAg GCGCAGGCAGCTGGCTCTTCTCACGCCTCTCCTTCTCGACCGAGCCCGTCAACCGTCCGCTCTGTAGGTGCTGTGTCTCCTCAGGCTTACATGTACCCTCCTCAAGATTCACTTGCGGGAGTGGGTGGCGACGTACAAGAAGCATTCGCCCAAG GCCCAAGAAGGAACCTGAGGAATGACCTTCTGGTAGCAGCCGACTCCATCACCAACACCGTGTCCTCACTGGTCAAAGAGCTCCACTCTG ATGATGttcgggaggaggaggagagattgCTGAATGGGAAGGACAGAG
- the dtnba gene encoding dystrobrevin, beta a isoform X4 — MVMEEGAQRDRGRGTPATTGAEARQIFVELGEQNFDAICLSTYRTACKLRYIQKRCNLHLIDIYNVIEAVRDAGLNAVELHAGISVIRLENLVSSLFNQLSKRLPTTHTINPRESTVLLVEFLLAAIDSEPDSRLTVLSVKAMLSMLCGGKLIDKLRYVFSQVSDSGGVLVQSKFDGFLREALKLPTALHEGPSFGYTHTLARSCFPQHKRVMLNMFLDIVADPPQCLVWLPLMHRMANVENVYHPVSCSYCRGNGMTGFRYRCLRCRGYQLCQNCFWRGNASGSHSNKHQMKEHSSWKSSATKLGRALSRTLGCVSSREPPHPIYPEEPERTLNLANIVPSRPIRNTSEAMLLSSAPESSKSLSAAQRMNEEHALIAAYVNRLQSSPSSVNSPSRQDEEHKLIARYTSRLAETDGTGVIPNRSINFDVNKQKRELIAQLECKNREILAEIKRLRAEHDAACQSSPEKGSTNPTLLAELRLLRQRKDELEQRMSSLQESRRELMVQLEGLMKLLKAQAAGSSHASPSRPSPSTVRSVGAVSPQAYMYPPQDSLAGVGGDVQEAFAQGPRRNLRNDLLVAADSITNTVSSLVKELHSDDVREEEERLLNGKDRG; from the exons atggtgatggaggagggggcgcagagagacagagggagggggaCTCCAGCAACAACAGGAGCAGAGGCGAGACAGATTTTTGTGGAGCTTG GGGAGCAGAACTTTGATGCCATTTGTCTCTCTACATATCGAACAGCCTGCAAGCTCAGATACATACAGAAGAGATGCAACT TGCATCTGATTGACATATACAATGTGATTGAGGCGGTGCGGGACGCTGGTCTGAATGCCGTAGAGCTACACGCCGGCATCTCTGTGATCAGACTGGAGAACTTAGTGTCCTCCCTGTTCAACCAGCTCAGCAAGCGCCTgcccaccacacacaccatcaaCCCACGAGAGAGCACCGTTCTGTTAGTCGAGTTCTTACTGGCCGCCATCGACAG tgagCCAGACAGCCGTCTGACAGTGCTCTCTGTAAAGGCGATGCTGTCCATGTTGTGTGGAGGGAAACTGATTGATAAACTCCGTT aTGTGTTTTCTCAGGTATCTGACTCCGGCGGCGTGTTGGTACAGTCCAAATTTGATGGTTTTCTGAGAGAGGCTCTCAAGCTGCCCACCGCTCTACATGAAGGACCGTCCTTtggctacacacacactttagcaCGCTCATGCTTCCCACAACAC aAGAGGGTGATGCTCAACATGTTCCTGGATATCGTAGCTGATCCTCCTCAGTGTCTTGTCTGGCTGCCTCTCATGCACCGCATGGCCAACGTGGAGAATg tctaTCATCCCGTCTCATGCTCCTACTGTCGTGGCAACGGTATGACGGGCTTCCGCTATCGCTGCCTCCGTTGCCGGGGTTACCAGCTCTGCCAGAACTGCTTCTGGCGTGGCAACGCCAGCGGCTCTCATAGCAACAAGCATCAGATGAAGGAGCACTCGTCCTGG aagtcGTCAGCAACGAAACTTGGTCGAGCCCTGAGCAGGACTCTGGGCTGTGTGTCGTCCAGAGAGCCCCCTCATCCAATTTACCCAGAGGAACCTGAGAGGACCCTCAACCTCGCCAACATAGT cccCTCTCGTCCTATTAGGAACACCAGTGAGGCCATGTTGCTGTCCTCAGCGCCCGAGTCCTCCAAGAG TTTGTCAGCCGCTCAGCGTATGAACGAAGAACACGCTCTGATCGCTGCGTATGTGAATCGGCTCCAGAGCAGTCCAAG TAGTGTTAACAGTCCCAGCAGGCAAGATGAGGAGCACAAACTGATCGCCCGCTACACCTCCAGACTAGCGGAGACTGACGGCACAGGA gtgaTACCAAACCGGAGCATCAACTTTGATGTGAACAAACAGAAGAGGGAGCTCATCGCTCAGCTGGAGTGCAAAAACAG AGAGATCTTGGCAGAGATCAAACGTCTCCGTGCAGAGCATGACGCAGCGTGCCAGTCCAGCCCGGAGAAGGGCAGCACCAACCCAACCCTGCTGGCCGAGCTTCGCCTGCTCAG ACAAAGGAAAGATGAGCTGGAGCAGAGGATGTCATCTCTGCAAGAGAGCAGGAGGGAGCTGATGGTACAGCTGGAGGGACTGATGAAGCTGCTCAAg GCGCAGGCAGCTGGCTCTTCTCACGCCTCTCCTTCTCGACCGAGCCCGTCAACCGTCCGCTCTGTAGGTGCTGTGTCTCCTCAGGCTTACATGTACCCTCCTCAAGATTCACTTGCGGGAGTGGGTGGCGACGTACAAGAAGCATTCGCCCAAG GCCCAAGAAGGAACCTGAGGAATGACCTTCTGGTAGCAGCCGACTCCATCACCAACACCGTGTCCTCACTGGTCAAAGAGCTCCACTCTG ATGATGttcgggaggaggaggagagattgCTGAATGGGAAGGACAGAG